The following are encoded together in the Triticum dicoccoides isolate Atlit2015 ecotype Zavitan chromosome 6B, WEW_v2.0, whole genome shotgun sequence genome:
- the LOC119324224 gene encoding uncharacterized protein LOC119324224: MHGELRECRVKAIAREARWLLPPAGSGRRSTGPGPSGVAVERCWCRRRRKRSCGSPLFWRHEPRGALPRFWPVNQLAAIHGSKRPSSSMHAHDSWRSSSKGRLRDYAMSNYFRANGIRKLLFL; the protein is encoded by the exons ATGCACGGGGAGCTGCGCGAGTGCAGAGTGAAGGCGATTGCCCGGGAGGCGCGGTGGTTGTTGCCGCCCGCCGGCAGCGGGCGCCGTAGCACCGGGCCGGGGCCGAGCGGCGTGGCCGTAGAACGCTGCTGGTGTCGGCGCCGTAGGAAGCGCAGCTGCGGGTCCCCGTTGTTTTGGCGCCATGAGCCGCGGGGGGCACTGCCTCGCTTCTGGCCAGTGAATCAGCTTGCGGCCATTCATGGTTCGAAGCGGCCTTCGTCGTCGATGCacgcccacgacagttggcgcagcAGCAGCAAGGGGCGACTAAGGGATTACGCCAT GAGTAACTATTTTCGAGCCAATGGGATAAGGAAATTGTTGTTCCTGTGA